The Drosophila sechellia strain sech25 chromosome 2R, ASM438219v1, whole genome shotgun sequence nucleotide sequence ACTACCTGTGCCAATACCCATCCACTGCCAACCACATCCTGACAACAGGGCCAAATGGTAAGCACCTCCTTAAACACTCATGCATTCTTACACCGAGAGAATCGATTGGTATTATTGGGTATAGGATAAAAAATGAGCTACACTATGTAATTACTTCAACTAGCTAGCTTTGTTTAAAGATATATTATAATGATGAACCAATCATACATAcctatttcattatttaattttaaagctcGTCTGTTTGAGGCCTTTTTTTAAGAGAGTCGAAATATGATTAGTCCTtgtttctcgcagtgcagtcATGGATGTGGCCACGGTTACAGCTATGGTTATTGCTTTGGCTTTAACTATTgcttggctttggctttggcttcggCTATGGCTGTGCCCACTGacatggatatggatatggacaTGGATAGGGAagttgaaatggaaatggacaCGGACAAGGTGGCCTTCTGCTGGcagctggcaatgctgctgaACAAACAAAAGCTCTTTCCCTCTCCGCCTTACGAACTTTCTCCGCTTTCTCTCTTACGAAACGCTCTTTAGCGCTGGCGCCGCTCTCTCAGTTTCTCTCGCATTCATTCACAATTCCGGGAGCAAGGCGACGGGCAGCGCTCTCTGGAGGGCacttttcaaatcaaatataaataagtatGTGGCGGCTCCTCCGCGGACTCCTCCAAGTGTTGCATGTTTTCGTGAATGAAAACGAAAGTCTTTTGCGACCCGCCGCCAACTCGCAACCCCCCCGTCCGCACCTTTGTGTGCCCAACTGGGGGTATATCGCCCCGAAAACCCAGTTCAGAGCACCCGATGTCGCCCCAAACCCCCCTGGCCACATCTAATTTGattcatacatatatgtgtatatgtacGCCTGTGTGACTTTGATTAGGTATTGGGCCAGCGAGTCGCTCTGATAACTGTCGTCCAGATAAGAGAGCTTTATGTCAAGTTCGAGTACTCCGGTGCTCTGTCTCCGGGCTTCGAAACCCAAAACCGATATGCCATTAGCCTATCTACAGTGTTTATTCGAGGCATTATATCTTTATATCGCGTTCAGATATATGAGTAACCTTTAAACTCTCTAGCTTAAAATGTGGCATATAGTAGTATCGCTCATGTTAAGTTTCCATGTTTAGCGCAAGTGTTTTATGAAATGCTAATCAGTAGCGCGCGCTATCTAAAAGTTTACGTTATCGAGCGGCTACTGTACTTACATATTTATGCTATTTTGTGCCAGTTAAAAATGAGTCAGGCTGAGCGCCAATTCAGCGATGAATAAAATTGTAGTATACTTTAAAGGGTGATTGATGAgttgtaaaatcaaaataatcgaCTTTTAACAAGCGCCTCcccctgtttttcctttttccttaTCTTTACAGTCTGGCCATCAAGAATGCCGATGAAAATGCCCCCACGAAGCGAGATCTGGTAAATGCCGAATTCTTGGATGGCGAGCAGTGAGTTTGAGCACCAATCAacttaataaaaaaagaacTAAATTTATTTGTACATTACAGACCCACACTGGAGGAAATCCGCAGCTGGGGCAAAAGCTTTGACAAGCTGATGAAAAGTACAGGTAAGCCATTGAAAATTGGCACCTTGATCCAAACTAATTGGTGGTTGGCCGACTCTTTTTCCAGCTGGTCGAAAGGTGTTCCAGAACTTCCTGCGCAGCGAATTCAGTGAGGAGAACATCCTGTTCTGGCTGGCCTGCGAGGACCTCAAGAAGGAGAACAGCCCCGAGTTGGTGGAGGAGAAGGCGCGCCTCATCTACGAGGACTACATCTCGATCCTGTCGCCCAGGGAGGTGTCGCTGGACTCCAGGGTCCGCGAGATCGTCAACCGGAACATGATCGAGCCCACGACGCACACCTTCGACGAAGCTCAAATCCAGATCTACACACTGATGCACAgagactcatatccgaggtgAGTGCCCTTTATGCAAAGATAAAAGATACTGTGccaagaaatatatatatctatatctttttttcaacagattcctAAACTCTCAAAAGTTCAAGACACTAGCTCAACTGCAAGACAACTCGAATGCCGGTTCCAAGGCGGATAGTCCCACTTAGAGTGGATGATGGCTTGTTGTCCCGGAtaggatttggatttggatcgAATTCAGTTGCGCTGTGTTGACTTCCGCTGTTGCTCTCCACTGGTATATCTCTGATTTTCCGCCCCAATCGCTGCTGCAATCGACTAAGCAATATGTATCCATTAGTAGAACCATTTAACCATTTTGCGAGCAGCCCCGAAATCAGGATCTTGGTTGGGGCAGGTGAATCAGACGTCGTGCGTTCAATGTGAATCCGGATTCCTTTCACTT carries:
- the LOC6609698 gene encoding regulator of G-protein signaling 17 — protein: MSCTVSELPSGCRLRGMTASSQQSAANNSGNNGNGNGNGGGGGVVGGGGSLGGVSPTVGGSVGILGSTSNVLQESNATTLQRPQSQKPCCFCWCCCCSCSWAKCLAIKNADENAPTKRDLVNAEFLDGEQPTLEEIRSWGKSFDKLMKSTAGRKVFQNFLRSEFSEENILFWLACEDLKKENSPELVEEKARLIYEDYISILSPREVSLDSRVREIVNRNMIEPTTHTFDEAQIQIYTLMHRDSYPRFLNSQKFKTLAQLQDNSNAGSKADSPT